A genomic segment from Cryptosporangium phraense encodes:
- a CDS encoding sulfurtransferase, protein MTALLITASDLCRLPQVTLLDVRWALGDPAGREHYRAGHVPGALFADLDTELASPGTVADGRHPLPALADLQETVRRWGVRIGKPVVAYDNTGGLAAARAWWLLRWAGVEDVRLLDGGLGAWIAAGYDVESGENPAPGGGDVPLRPGQLPVLDADEAAALAGSGVLLDARPGERYRGEVEPVDSRPGHIPGAVSAPTAGNLRPDGTFRPADELRELFAGKGVTGSAPVGVYCGSGVTAAHEVAALAIAGIEASLYPGSWSQWSADPSRPAVTGPWPTDDEPGAPAD, encoded by the coding sequence GTGACCGCCCTCCTGATCACCGCCTCAGACCTGTGCAGACTGCCGCAGGTAACCCTGCTGGACGTCCGGTGGGCCCTGGGTGACCCGGCCGGGCGGGAGCATTACCGGGCCGGGCACGTCCCGGGTGCGCTCTTCGCTGATCTGGACACGGAGCTGGCGTCTCCGGGCACCGTGGCCGACGGCCGGCATCCCCTGCCCGCCCTGGCCGACCTGCAGGAGACCGTCCGGCGCTGGGGCGTCCGGATCGGGAAGCCGGTCGTCGCCTACGACAACACGGGCGGGCTGGCCGCCGCCCGGGCCTGGTGGCTGCTGCGCTGGGCCGGGGTCGAGGACGTCCGGCTGCTCGACGGTGGGCTCGGCGCCTGGATCGCGGCCGGCTACGACGTCGAGAGCGGGGAGAACCCGGCTCCGGGCGGCGGGGACGTTCCGCTGCGGCCCGGGCAACTCCCGGTCCTGGACGCCGACGAGGCGGCCGCGCTGGCCGGCTCGGGCGTCCTCCTGGACGCGCGGCCGGGCGAGCGGTACCGGGGCGAGGTCGAGCCGGTCGACTCCCGTCCGGGCCACATCCCGGGCGCGGTCTCGGCGCCGACCGCGGGCAACCTCCGGCCCGACGGCACGTTCCGACCGGCCGACGAGCTCCGCGAACTGTTCGCCGGGAAGGGCGTGACCGGGAGCGCGCCGGTCGGCGTGTACTGCGGCTCGGGCGTCACCGCGGCGCACGAGGTGGCCGCGCTCGCGATCGCGGGCATCGAGGCGTCGCTCTACCCGGGCTCGTGGTCCCAGTGGTCGGCCGACCCGTCCCGCCCGGCCGTCACCGGCCCCTGGCCGACCGACGACGAACCGGGAGCCCCCGCCGACTAG